The nucleotide window CTGAACGCGACGGGAAAGCCCATCAGCAAAAAGAGGATCAAGCCCGCGAACATGATCGGGGCCATATTGGTAGTAAAGAATTCCATGAGTGGCTCCGGGCTCAGACAGCTTTGTTTTTGGATTCAGCCAGGCGCTGGATGGCTTCTGCCAGTTCCTCTTCGGCAGACTTCTCCACTTTTTTGGCAGTGGGGTCTTCTATGAGGCCTTGCAAGAAAGCCAGGCGCTTGATCAGCTCGGACCAGCCCTGCAGCAACAGCAATGTGAAGCCCAACGGAATCATGGCGTACACCGGCCAGCGCACCAGGCCACCGGCGTTGCCCGATATTTCACCGGAGTGAAAGCCCTTGAGGAAGAAAGGAATGCCGTACCACAGGATGGCCAGGCATACCGGGGTCAGAAAGAAGGTGAATCCAATCACATCGATCCAGATCTGCGCGCGCTTGGATAGTTTGCTGGACACCACATCGATCTTGACGTGTTCGCCATTGAGCAGGGTGTAGCCCGCAGCGATCAGGAACGACGCGGCAAACAGGTACCACTGGACCTCCAGAAATGCGTTCGATCCGATATTGAACGCCTTTCGCACAGCGGCATTGACGCCGCTGATGATGGTGGAGGCCAGGATCAGCCAAATGACGTATTTGCCGATCTGTGTGTTGAGCCAGTCGACGGCTCTGGATAGTTTGAGAAGTGCCTGCATAGTGGCTCCTGATTGTTATTCGTGTCGCCATATGCGGCACGCCCGATACCAAGCACCCCAACGGGTACCAAAGAACGTCGAGCGTAACCCGTTGTCGCTGAAATAAGCCTGACGCTGGCCTTCGGTGTTTACCCTTAGGCGCGCCGGTTACGACTACAACAATCGGAAGGCGATGATGGCCACGATGGTGGGCGGTGTGGCGGCGATCAGCAGGCCCAGGGGATGGATGGCGCTTTCATTGAACTTGCCACGCAGGATGGATACACCGGCCGGATTCGGTGCGTTGGCGATGACGGTCAGGCCGCCCCCGGTGACGGCGCCCATGACCAGCGCCAGCTTGAATTCTTCACTCAGGCCTGCAACCTGTGAACCCAGATAAGTCAACGCGGCGTTGTCCGTGATGGCCGTCAGCAACGTAGCACCCGCGTACACGGTGCTGGCATCCATGCCGGTCAGCGCGCGTTCCAGCCACCATTGCTGCATGCCGCCCAGGACCACCAGGCCACCCAGGAAAAAAGCCACCATGAGGGCTTCACGCAGGATCAGCGGGTTCTGGTGGCGCTGGTAGGCCGTGGCGAATCCCAGGAAGAACAACAGCAGCCCCAGGAACACGGACGTGTGGTGGGAGAACACAACGATCAGTGCCAGGAACAGCAGGTGCACCAGTACCACGGACACTGGGACTGGCGCTATGGCGCTGACCTGTGCTGCGGGCAGTGCTGCGATTTCGCGACGGAACAGCAGCATGGCCCCGGCCGCATTCACGCATACCGCTACCGCCGCCTTCCAGCCGATGTGGCTGACCATGAACCACAAATCCCAATTCCACTGGGTCGCCACCATCAATACGGGAGGAGCTGCAAAGGGCGTGAGCGTGCCGCCTATGGAAATATTCACGAACAAGACGCCGATAGTTGCGTACTTGAGTTTGCTGGAGATGGCGTTGGAATACAGGGTGTCGCGCAGGATCAGTGCCGCCAGCGTCATGGCAGCCGGCTCGGTGATCAGGGAGCCCATCAACGGGACCAGGGCCAGCGTGACAAAATAAATCGACATGCTTTGCTGCAGGGGAAGCACGCGTGCGACGACTTTGACGACACTCTCCACACACTGCAGGATGGGGCGGGTGCCGGCCACCACCATGATGGCAAATACAAAGAGGGGCTCACCGAAATTGCGGCTGTCCAGGTAGGTGGTGGCCTCGGTTTTTCCGCTGATGGCGAGCATGAAGATCATCATGACCATGGCCCAGAAGCCAAACACCACCTCCACTTCACCCAACAAATGCCAGATGCCCGCATGGTTGGGCTGGGTGTGGGCCAAGTGCTCAAAAAATTTGGTGGAGAAGGTGTGAATGACGGCCAGTGCAAACAGGACTGCGCCGATGATTTGAATATGGGTGGGGGCGGACATGGGTTTTCTTTTCAACTAGCGGGTCATGAAGCGCACATTGCGCGCACCGCAGTCTAATGTTTGCAAGCCGGTTTGGGGCTGAACAAACCCTGACACACCGGTCCGGAACAGGCCAGGCACCCACAATTTACGGAAAATAGGGCCAAAGGCCCGGCTCGCTCAAAAGTGAAGTGCAACACACCGATTGAAACTTCAATAAGGTGTGTCCATGAAACTGAACCAAGAGTACAAACAGCTCGATTACAAAGAGCGCCAGACCATTGCTGTATGCCTTGAGCTCGGATTGAGTATCCGGGCGGTAGCCCGAGTACTGGGTCGTGCCCCCTCCACGGTGAGTCGTGAGATCAACCGAAACAGCGGTGCTGGTGCCTATAGTTGCCGATTCGCACAACAGCGCTTTGTGCGCAGGCGTCGCCACAGCAGACCGCCCCCGAAGCTGGTGGCGGGCAATGCCCTCTTCGCCTCTGTGCACGCCTTATTGCAACTGCGTTGGTCACCCCAGCAAATTGCCTCTCGCCTAGCTACACTGCATCCGCATGAGGCGCACCAACGCGTCTCTCACGAAACCATCTACAACGTCATCTACGCCCAACCCCG belongs to Rhodoferax saidenbachensis and includes:
- a CDS encoding TRAP transporter small permease subunit, with the protein product MQALLKLSRAVDWLNTQIGKYVIWLILASTIISGVNAAVRKAFNIGSNAFLEVQWYLFAASFLIAAGYTLLNGEHVKIDVVSSKLSKRAQIWIDVIGFTFFLTPVCLAILWYGIPFFLKGFHSGEISGNAGGLVRWPVYAMIPLGFTLLLLQGWSELIKRLAFLQGLIEDPTAKKVEKSAEEELAEAIQRLAESKNKAV
- a CDS encoding putative Na+/H+ antiporter; its protein translation is MSAPTHIQIIGAVLFALAVIHTFSTKFFEHLAHTQPNHAGIWHLLGEVEVVFGFWAMVMMIFMLAISGKTEATTYLDSRNFGEPLFVFAIMVVAGTRPILQCVESVVKVVARVLPLQQSMSIYFVTLALVPLMGSLITEPAAMTLAALILRDTLYSNAISSKLKYATIGVLFVNISIGGTLTPFAAPPVLMVATQWNWDLWFMVSHIGWKAAVAVCVNAAGAMLLFRREIAALPAAQVSAIAPVPVSVVLVHLLFLALIVVFSHHTSVFLGLLLFFLGFATAYQRHQNPLILREALMVAFFLGGLVVLGGMQQWWLERALTGMDASTVYAGATLLTAITDNAALTYLGSQVAGLSEEFKLALVMGAVTGGGLTVIANAPNPAGVSILRGKFNESAIHPLGLLIAATPPTIVAIIAFRLL